A region of the Calliphora vicina unplaced genomic scaffold, idCalVici1.1 scaffold_31, whole genome shotgun sequence genome:
gagtaagagagtaagagagtaagagagtaagagagtaagagagtaagagagtaagagagtaagagagtaagagagtaagagagtaagagagtaagagagtaagagagtaagagagtaagagagtaagagagtaagagagtaagagagtaagagagtaagagggtaagagagtaagagggtaagagagtaagagagtaagagagtaagagagtaagagagtaagagagtaagagagtaagagagtaagagagtaagagagtaagagagtaagagagtaagagagtaagagagtaagagagtaagagagtaagagagtaagagagtaagagagtaagagagtcaGAGAGtcagagagtaagagagtaaaagagtaaaagagtaagagagtaagagagtaagagagtaagagagtaagagagtaagagagtaagagagtaagagagtaagagagtaagagagtaagagagtaagagagtaagagagtaagagagtaagagagtaagagagtaagagagtaagagagtaagagagtaagagagtaagagagtaagagagtaagagagtaagagagtaagagagtaagagagtaagagagtaagacagtaagacagtaagacagtaagagagtaagagagtaagagggtaagagggtaagagagtaagagagtaagagagtaagagagtaagagagtaagagagtaagagagtaagagagtaagagagtaagagagtaagagagtaagagagtaagagagtaagagagtaagagagtaagagagtaagagagtaagagagtaagagagtaagagagtaagagagtaagagagtaagagagtaagagagtaagagagtaagagagtaaggaagtaagagagtaaggaagtaagagagtaagagagtaagagagtaagagagtaagagagtaagagagtaagagagtaagagagtaagagagtaagagagtaagagagtaagagagtaagagagtaagagagtaagagagtaagagagtaagagagtaagagagtaagagagtaagagagtaagagagtaagagagtaagagagtaagagagtaagagagtaagagagtaagagagtaagagagtaagagagtaagagagtaagagagtaagagagtaagagagtaagagagtaagagagtaagagagtaagagagtaagagagtaagagagtaagagagtaagagagtaagagagtaagagagtaagagagtaagagagtaagagagtaagagagtaagagagtaagagagtaagagagtaagagagtaagagagtaagagagtaagagagtaagagagtaagacagtaagacagtaagagagtaagagagtaagagagtaagagagtaagagagtaagagagtaagagagtaagagagtaagagagtaagagagtaagagagtaagagagtaagagagtaagagagtaagagagtaagagagtaagagagtaagagagtaagagagtaagagagtaagagagtaagagagtaagagagtaagagggtaagagagtaagagggtaagagagtaagagagtaagagagtaagagagtaagagagtaagagagtaagagagtaagagagtaagagagtaagagagtaagagagtaagagagtaagagagtaagagagtaagagagtaagagagtaagagagtaagagagtaagagagtcaGAGAGtcagagagtaagagagtaaaagagtaaaagagtaagagagtaagagagtaagagagtaagagagtaagagagtaagagagtaagagagtaagagagtaagagagtaagagagtaagagagtaagagagtaagagagtaagagagtaagagagtaagagagtaagagagtaagagagtaagagagtaagagagtaagagagtaagagagtaagagagtaagagagtaagagagtaagagagtaagagagtaagagagtaagagagtaagagagtaagagagtaagacagtaagacagtaagagagtaagagagtaagagggtaagagggtaagagagtaagagagtaagagagtaagagagtaagagagtaagagagtaagagagtaagagagtaagagagtaagagagtaagagagtaagagagtaagagagtaagagagtaagagagtaagagagtaagagagtaagagagtaagagagtaagagagtaagagagtaagagagtaagagagtaagagagtaagagagtaagagagtaagagagtaagagagtaagagagtaagagagtaagagagtaagagagtaagagagtaagagagtaagagagtaagagagtaagagagtaagagagtaagagagtaagagagtaagagagtaagagagtaagagagtaagagagtaagagagtaagagagtaagagagtaagagagtaagagagtaagagagtaagagagtaagagagtaagagagtaagagagtaagagagtaagagagtaagagagtaagagagtaagagagtaagagagtaagagagtaagagagtaagagagtaagagagtaagagagtaagagagtaagagagtaagagagtaagagagtaagagagtaagagagtaagagagtaagagagtaagagagtaagagagtaagagagtaagagaggaagagagtaagagagtaagagagtaagagagtaagagagtaagagagtaagatagtaagagagtaagagagcaagagagcaagagagtaagacagtaagacagtaagagagtaagagggtaagagagtaagagagtaagagagtaagagagcaagagagtaagagggtaagagagtaagagagtaagagagtaagagagtaagagagtaagaaagtaagagagtaagagagtaagagagtaagagagtaagagagtaagagagtaagagagtaagagagtaagagagtaagagagtaagagagtaagagagtaagagagtaagagagtaagagagtaagagagtaagagagtaagagagtaagagagtaagagagtaagagagtaagagagtaagagagtaagagagtaagagagtaagagagtaagagagtaagagagtaagagagtaagagagtaagagagtaagagagtaagagagtaagagagtaagagagtaagagagtaagagagtaagagagtaagagagtaagagagtaagagagtaagagagtaagagagtaagagagtaagagagtaagagagtaagagagtaagagagtaagagagtaagagagtaagagagtaagagagtaagagagtaagagagtaagagagtaagagagtaagagagtaagagagtaagagagtaagagagtaagagagtaagagagtaacccccattttaagacagtaagagagtaagagagtaacccccattttaagacagtaagagagtaagagagtaacccccattttaagacagtaagagagtaagagagtaacccccattttaagacagtaagagagtaagagagtaagagagtaagagagtaagagagttatttgttattttcattgtGAACGGACGTGTTACAGTTTCGCTCtaagaaaaatcaaatttacagttgttaaagtgaaatttaatttaaaaaaattacacaataaaatatatcCTTTTATTTCCAATCGattggtataaaaaaacataaaaaacttcatacaaaattaattgcttttaataaaataaaaagaaactttacttaaataaaatattcttaatatttcttttctGTTACCcataaaatatcgaaaaataaacataaaaatgagTTCTCTCTGCAACGAGTGTAAAAAATCTCTCCCAACTTCGGGCAACTTTGTCAAGTGCTTAAACTGCAATTCAAACTACCACTTTTCCCCCTGTTCGTCGGTAAGCAAAACTACGTATGATAGTATGCATACTGatagaaaaaacaactggaagtGTCATATTTGCCGAAAAATAAAGTTACCAACCCCCGCTACCACCGTGGTTGACATCAACCTTCAGCAAACTAATGATACCACCAATAATAAACAACAACGTGATGCCGATGATGTAAAGGAAAGCGATGATAATGCAAAACGATTTAAAGATTATCTTTCTATCAATGCTTTAAACAATAATCTTTGCTCTGTAGAAACAGATAtaacagaaataaaaacaacaatgcaAACATTGGCACAAAATATTGATATCTCTCACTTCcaaataaaagaagaaatacAAAACGCACTAACAACTATCACAAGTACACTTGCTAATTTAGCCACACAGGTCAGCGACCTTCATAATAAAAACGATGAAAACAAGAAACTAATAAACGAAATGGACAAACGCATCAACAAACTAGAACAAGAGGCTattggtaaaaatattgaaataaacaatGTTCAAAATACACAGATAAATGCAACtgatgttgttaaaaaaatagcTGACTCTCTCACTGTCGGTATTGAACCGAACGATATTGATACTGCTTATCGTATACCAAAAAAGgagaataaaataattgtaaaattctCTTCTATCAACAAAAAGAAAGAGTTGATGAGTAAAATACGCGCACATCGAGTTGATGCAAATGTACTAAGCGATGAtaccaacagcaacaataatacCAACAACATaaattacatatacataaatgACGAATTAACCCCTACTAACCGCAGATTACTATGGCCAAAGTGAAAGCAAAAGGTTGTAATTGGAAATttgtttgggtaaaaaataattatcaaCAACGCTGCCGACATTGAGCTAATTACATCagcaatttaatttcaaatattaaaaaacacaaatatattacacaaaaacacaaatttcttttcttttttttaaaaaaataaaattatgaacacacaaaaacaaactcttaataactttaatcaaataaataaaactttcttAAGTTATCCGTTGTCAttaatttatatgaatattcGCTCTTTACAActatacaacaaataataaatgaaataaaaataatagttttggtAGAAACAAATATCTCTGACGATGAGAACGACCTGTATAGGATTAATGGTTACAACTCTATTTTTCTAAACCGAAAAGATGATAAAGGGAACAACAAGGGAGGTGGAGGTATCGCGGTGTATATTAGAGAATCTCTCACCTACACACCGATAAGTACACCAACCAACTCATTTGAATCTCTTCAAATAGATGTCAACATAAACAACAATATGCTTTCCCTTCTTGCAATTTACCGTCCCCCATCACTCAATGTACGTTCTTTTATAACAGAGCTTGACCAAACAATAAATGcagtatacaaaaaaaatgatatTCTAGTAGTGGGAGATATGAACATAGatataaataatgtaaatatcaCAACAACAAATTATCTCAACACGATAATGTCAAATGGCCTGCAATGCATGATAAATGAGAGTACACGTGaggatgtaaacaaaaatactaGCACGTGCATTGaccatatgtttataaaaaagcaaCAATCAAGCTCTAATGCAGAGGCTTCAATTATAACAACAACGATTTCAGATCACTACTCTCTTTTTTGTAGTATGTATaaagaaatggaaaaaatacAGGGTTCGGAAACTAACAATTATCAGGGTTACagtttaaacaatattaaaataaataaacttataaGTGAGACTAACTggaatcaaataataaaatttctgaaaaattcgccgaaatatatgaaaaatctaaaaaaactgttgaaaccaaaaaacattgaaaacaaaatGAGTGGATaagttcaaatttaattaaaaaatgtgatataCGCGATAAACTTTACAAAAAATGGCTAAATAATCGAAACAATAAGGATTatgaaaataactataaaaaatatcgaaatttattaaacaaagaaataaaatatgaaaaagacaAATTCTACtgaaacaaatttatagaaaatcgaAATAATATGCGTGGTACGTGGCAActtataaatgaaatagttggtaaaaagaaaaacaatattgatgaaacaataataaaaaattacaaatatgatAATCTAAACactattataaacaattttgctataaattttaaggacaatgtgcaaaaattaattcataGCTGCAATATCCgaacaataaacaattttgaaccAGCAATTCAAAATTCTATATACATGGAAAACACAAATGAACAGGAAATCTTTAATATCTTAAGTAAACTAAACGTTAAAAAAGGAGCAGGGATTGACGGAATAAGAcctaaagatataaaaaacaatgcttactttttgacaccaataATCACAAAGCTTGTAAACTCCAGTCTAGAAAATGCGACTATtccaaaatctttaaaaacttCCATTATAAGGCCAATTTACAAGAGTGGAGTCAAATCCGAATATAATAATTACAGACCTATTTCAATCCTACCTGTTCTAGAGAAAATACTTGaggaaattgtaataaaaagatTAAACCATTTCCTAGAAaggtataaaataattaatagaaACCAATTTGGATTTCAAAAAGGTAAAAATATCAACGGACTCTTAGGAAACTTTGCAAACTTTATCAATAAATGCTTAAGCAAACAAATGCACTGCCTGgtattatttattgattttagcaaAGCATTTGACACTCTATCTCACACCAAACTTGTCCAAATATTAGAAAGAAATGGAATACGaggtaatattttaaaatggtttaaaaGCTATCTCGATTGTAGATCGTATCGCATCAAAATCAATAACACTTTAAGTGAAGAGGTTTCAATTGATTATGGTGTCCCACAGGGTTCGAAACTTGGCCCAGTACTTTATATTCTATACGCAAATGACATGCTCAATGCTACGATACTGCTGTagttgtttcaaacaaaaacattcaCCTCGCCACTGAGATTATGCAAAATCAATTGAATGTAGCCACAAAATGGTGCCATGATAATGGACTAAACATAAactcaagaaaaactaaaataatgcaTATTAAGCCCACACACTTTGAACAACACAACATCCAGCTAAAATTCCACGAACTAACATGCTTACATAACACCAACAACCAGAACAATGATACTTGTACAACATATATTGAATTGGTTACATCATATAAATACCTGGGAGTATATGTTGATAATCATTTCAAATGGAATGTTCATGTagaaaaccttcagaaaaagcTTCGAAAATCAGCGTATATGATGTACAATTTAAGCAACTGTGCCACATATAGCGTACTAAGGCAGGCATATTTTTCAATGGTAGAATCATATATAAGGCATGGAATTGCAGCATGGGGAAGTGCAACACATTGCAGACTGTTACAGAGTACCCAGGatcgtattttaaaaattcttaagaatAATCACCGGTTctctcaaaaaaatcaaaacaacatcagcaataacaacaatcaCAACTCAAACATCAACAACTTTAATAgtatcaacaacaacatcagcaacaataacataaacaacatcagcaacaacagccataatattaatatcaacaacaacatcGTCAACAGGAACATAAACAACAACACcagaagcaacaacaacatcagtaACAATAACAtcagcagcaataacaacatcaacaacattagcaacaacaacatcagcaacagcATACATAACgcaaacatcaacaacaacaccagcaacaacaacaacaacgtcaacacgtttaacacaaataataacaacaacatcatcgataatgccaaaaaaaacatataccGCATAACATTAACAATCGAATTTTATAACGACCCGAGGTTCCTTAAGCCAATTGATCGCCAATACAATACAAGACGTAGAGCAGAAGGACGTTTCAAGGTCGAACGTTTTTGCAACAACTATGGAAAAAATTGTCTTGAAGTAGCTTTgccaaacattttcaataaattgccactaaatcttttaaatatacTAAATGCCCACAAAaggaaaaaacttttaaaaacattttttgtcagttcacaatgaatgaattattgtaaatattaaaaatctttctcacttaaattaaaaattgaataagtttcaaaaactttttatcataatttcctGCAGACAAACCCATAGGGTTTCGCGGGTTTAGATTTAAGatataatgtaaaattaaatattgaataaagataaatattgaatttgaaaaaaaaaaaaaagagtaagagggtaagagagcaagagagtaagagagcaagagagtaagagagtaagacagtaagagagtaagagagtaagagagtaagagagtaagagagtaagagagtaagagagtaagagagtaagagagtaagagagtaagagagtaagagagtaagagagtaagagagtaagagagtaagagagtaagagagtaagagagtaagagagcaagagagcaagagagcaagagagcaagagagcaagggagcaagagagcaagagagtaagtgAGTAAGAGAGTGatagagtaagagagtaagagagtaagagagtaagagagtaagagagtaagagagtaagagagtaagagagtaagagagtaagagagtaagagagtaagagagtaagagagtaagagagtaagagagtaagagagtaagagagtaagagagtaagagagtaagagagtaagagagtaagagagtaagagagtaagagagtaagagagtaagagagtaagagagtaagagagtaagagagtacgagagtaagagagtacgagagtaagacagtaacaCAGACAGttagacagtaagacagtaagacagtaagacagtaagacagtaagacggtaagacagtaagacagtaagacagtaagacagtaagtaagagagtaagagagtaagagagtaagagagtaagagggtaagagagtaagagagtaagagagtaagagagtaagagagtaagagagtaagagagtaagagagtaagagagtaagagagtaagagagtaagagaggtaagagagtaagagagtaagagagtaagagagtaagagagtaagagagtaagagagtaagagagtaagagagtaagagagtaagagagtaagagagtaagagagtaagagagtaagagagtacgAGAGTAAAACAGTAACACAGACAGttagacagtaagacagtaagacagtaagacagtaagacagtaagacagtaagacagtaagacagtaagacagtaggacagtaagacagtaagacagtaagacagtaagacagtaagacagtaagacagtaagacagtaagacagtaagacagtaagacagta
Encoded here:
- the LOC135963134 gene encoding homeobox protein 2-like encodes the protein MHIKPTHFEQHNIQLKFHELTCLHNTNNQNNDTCTTYIELVTSYKYLGVYVDNHFKWNVHVENLQKKLRKSAYMMYNLSNCATYSVLRQAYFSMVESYIRHGIAAWGSATHCRLLQSTQDRILKILKNNHRFSQKNQNNISNNNNHNSNINNFNSINNNISNNNINNISNNSHNININNNIVNRNINNNTRSNNNISNNNISSNNNINNISNNNISNSIHNANINNNTSNNNNNVNTFNTNNNNNIIDNAKKNIYRITLTIEFYNDPRFLKPIDRQYNTRRRAEGRFKVERFCNNYGKNCLEVALPNIFNKLPLNLLNILNAHKRKKLLKTFFVSSQ